aaaagaataatattctattattttttattgatgtttttGTACAAAACATATTATTCCTTTCATTTTGTAACTTTATTGTGAAGATGCAGCAGCATGAtttgaaaacatattattttgtgagtaattaaagtaatattttcaCAGAACtattaatacaattttatttaaaattatacatataacGAATAACAGTGCTTATTATATATCAATGTGAatgttctataattttttatcataatttaagaattcttttaaaatttaaaaatgaataataatataattaatactagaaatgttatatatacacacacacatacaaagtGCATCCATAAATCTAAAAGTAAGttcagtttaaatatttttttctttgtaagaATAAGTTTAATGACACGTTTTATCAGTAAatgtttttacaaatttaaagagTTATGATAAATCAATAGCCATACATAATAGTTTGTGATAATATAACGGCATAAAAGTATAATACACTTTTAATTCTCgtaatatttattctaaaagaaatggacatgaaatttatttacaaagattttttttgtaagagatgtgaatattaaatgataaaataaagaataataaaatcaattgatattttaacaattttatactTATTTCACATGTATTAAGAAATTACTgcattttattataacaaatggtttttttcttttctacaaataaaatactaatttcaaattcaatgaaaagggatataaaataaatgaaggtGTATTAGACAAACTTTTTcattgaagagagaaaaaattatgtgaatttCTCCGTGagttattgaaattaatttattcattagTTGTAATTTGTACAATATTCATgtaatttttctgatttttagtttaatttgtattaaattaattactgaatcagttttttttttgtccataAGAAAACTAAATTGTTTATGTTTTGCTAACAGCCTAACACAAAGATGCACCCAAATGcaaccaaaaagaaaaggaaaccaTGCTTATAGAAAACCAGTTTGACCTAATTTAAAAACACAAATTGTTGAAGACAAATAGATGACAAGAAAGACACTACAAAGTGTTTGACAATTTCAAAATACCAAATGGCAATCTTGGCCAGCAAATACAAGAACACTATACagaataataatcatataaagtaaaaatgaaaaaaaaaatatactaaaaaaattaagaaaaacttaaaacataatGGTCCAAAAAACAAAGGATTTTGTTGAGATATTGACCTTTTCATGATGTGTAGATCCTCCTTTGTATAGTGTGAGTATCCTTTTGATGATTCCATTGCCATTGAATACATGACACAAGTTTTGTTTTATCCCTTTTGTCATTCCTTCCTTCAACATCACATTGCAATTTTCATCACAATATGACTCATAAATAAGTAGCTGAAAATACAAACTAggaaactataataataattctcTGAAAATCATTCAATTAGAGATTGTCACCTTCAATGAAAAGGAATCATTCCATTTTTGTATCATCATGTTTAATATGGAAAACGATTTCTTCATTGAAGAACAAATCcaaaaatgaaacatttttttttattttttttatatatttgtaaaattttgatatagaaattttcaaaatataagtgTGTTTATTGTTCTCTGATTTCTTCTCTTTCGGTGCCAAGTTaccaataattttgtttatggaATATagtttttccctttctttttctttttgacatTTATGAGTAATTAGCTATTGCATGATCTCTTATTTTTTccgaaaaaggaaaataaattggGACCATATAGCTTAATTTAATGAATTGGATGAGCAATTATAAagataaggaaaagaaaagtagtgagcaatatttattaaatcatGTGATGGTGAACCTAGcttactaattttaattaaaagttcatGAAGAGGGTCACCAAAATAATGGAAATTTTTCTGCTTAAATAACATCATGATGCATAGACAATTCAACAACCTATTCAAGTAATTAAAACACTAGTCAATTTAAAggtcaataataaatatatatttttttttataacaaacaTTGTAACAAATATGCAAAACATGTATATTATATCATGTATGTATGTGTACTTTACTATTTTACTTCATTCAGCATAGACATGTAATTTCACTCTTGTTACATACCCATATAACCCAAAAGAATGATATAGTGAAATATAgctactataaaaaaaaaaaaaagtcaacaaCCTCTGTATTTTCAACTTTACCAAactgaattatatttttgtagtcAGTTCGATTATTTTTTGTACAGTATATTAGGATTGTGctataaaagaaattactaaATATCTAACTCAATAAACTTAATTGAgccaaattatatatataataataaaaataataaatactaatgCTCCAAAGAAGATACAATATCGTCTAAATCTCTAATTACTCTATTAATAACAAATACTAATTAAAGACTGAAAACCAAGttctaaaaatttgaaaagatgAGTCACTAAATCAATAATTGATGTTAGAAAtagaaatttatacaattaaaacATTTGTGTTAAGTTATAAAGAATTAATATGacgattttgttttgaatttaagttttttatgatgacttaTTATTGGCAATTATAGTCTATCCACCATAATAAGTGGTGATGtgacaaaattgtaaatatgaAAAGATCTATATTGGTTAGATCTAGAACTAATATATAAAGTGACATAgtgataattttgtaataaattacaaatattttttgtatggTATGGtatataatcaagaatatttaattaaagatatttagcaactaaaccagatttttaggtaagtttgtttatattatattctatttatattttattgggcttatgtCAGTTTAAGGTATGTCAATTTAAGGTCCATAAgacaacttataaatacaagGTTAGGGTCACCAGTCAGGTACTTCTAATCACTCTCCAATCACATTCAgaaatattcataaaatcactaaatacTCAATTGTGAACCGAGGTTCATCAAAAcgctcctaacttgagcgtcggaataccttttgcaggtacctcccccccccCTCCCTTTTGTCCAGAAGAAGAACGAACAGCCCGAGCCGAAGGTAGGAAAGCGACTACAACAGAAACAGGAGTGAACGGTCCAGACCTAGGAAAAGTGAGCGATCCAGGCAATCCAAGCATCAGAAAGCGATAAAGTcacgtcatccaggttagtCTCGGTCCCACAAAATCTACACTGAAACACTTTCTATACCTGTTAGACCTATAATAGTATAGAAAGTGACGCGATGACAATTTTGCAACAAATTACAAAGACTTTCTATACTGATTGAACTTAAAACTGAAATAGAAAGTGATGTTTAATTTTCACCCTACATAGACAAGCTTCACTCACACTATTCCTTCTCTTTGCAGCTTTACTTTCCTCCTTCCTACACTCCTCATGTTCTCTCCTCCTTACACTCCACGCGTCCTACCTCAAGTTGCCTTCATCTTTTGCATCAGTCACTCTCGTGATTGTCGTTATTGCTTAAGTTCTTGTCTTCGTTATTGGTCGACCATTCGCCATCGTTGTCGTTTTTGTTCGCGCTCTTGTTGTCGCTCTCGTAGTGCAGAATCTGATGGGTACCATGTCGACACCAGAGTAGGATAGAGGCACAAACTTGAAGTGTTGGAGACCAAATTTGCCACACCACCGTTCAATGTTGCCTCACCACCGTTCAATGTTGCCATTCATGGTAGTTGTTACGTTTTTCAGTGAGGTTTCGCAATTTCAAATCGTGTGTGGTGGTGCTCTCGTGACTATCTTAATTCATCACGGTAGGTGTGCGACTGATGCTACTTTTTCAAGTGTAGGCTATGAAGCTCGCAATCTACTCAAAGTTGACACATATGATGGCTAACTCATGGTCGCTACTGGTGAACACTGACGAGGTGCAGGTTTACGTCACAGGTTATCAGTGGATCTGCAATAGAGAAGCATATTCATGAGGTGGTGGTAATGTTTATGCTCTTATGGCTACAACATTGTGGTGGTTCTTGAGGCTCTTTGTGTGTGGTTTTGTGATGGGGCAGAAAATACCCCTTGAAACACTTAGAGGAAGAAGGAGATAGGTAGTATGATTCGAGCTTTGTTGGGTTAATGAGATGTTGGATGCCCAATTGTGTCtgaagaagaagcaaacatTTTCTATACCAGTTGTTATTTTAACCAGcatagaaagtgaaaaatttcTATACCATCTGTATCTATGTCGATTTTGGAACCGATTTTGCAAGGGTAAAAGATTGATCTAAGTCAGCTTGGACTAAAAGTCAAGCCGAGTTATAATGGTCTTAAGGTCAAGTTGAGTCGACCTTACCTGAAAGTCAGCCCGAGATAATCCCAATTGAAGGTCAAGCCTAGTTAACCTGAGATGAAGGCCAAATCAAGTCAACCTAGGCCGAAGGGTCAAACTGAGTCATCACAAGCCTAAGGTCAAGCCAATTTATGATGATCCTAGGTTAAGTCGACTCAACCCGAACCCTGGTGGAATCGAGTCGACATAGACCTAAGTCGAGTCTAATCGGTTTCGCATAGGTTGATTCAAGTTAGTTCTTGCTGACGTTAAGGTGAGAAGACTTAGATAAAAGTTGAGTCGAATGAACCAAACCTAGGTCGACACGAGTCGACTTGTGTCTAAGTCGTGTGAGTCAGCATGACCCATATCTAATGGACGTAATGTATATTAGATTTATCTCATTCAATTTAATCTAAAGGagattcatataattaaaattggattgcaaaaaaatataattaatttaattaaaataaaactgaattatatagattttttattagatttagaTTCGAAAAATCCAATCCATGATCTACTTTCCTCGTAATATCTTGTACTCcaaaaagagttaaaaatttcatacaactaatttagaattatttttttggattttgttaCTGGATTTAAATAATGAAGCTTAAATTCAAAATGTTTGAGAATGGATTGagacagaaaataaaagaagtaaaaatacttataaaaaacattttgaaataagTGGGAGTTGATCCAAAAAATTTATGagatagataaaaaatatcCTAAGACCTAACttctaaaatgttatatatgtttcttttctttttttaattagcaACAAAACgctatttttaacaaaaacctCAAATTTACATTCTTAAAAACTCTTTTGTtcattaaaaaagataaaaagaaagagagggaactttattatatttataatgtttacACGTCTTTGCATTTTTTACAATGTTTGTATATCTACAACCTTGAAGTAAAAGAATCAAGTTATGAAGGAAAGCACACTcagaaaacaaaagaaggaaTGTACAGAAAAATAGGCTTTACGAATTAGAGAAATAGTCAAATTATACACCTTATATCTCTCTTCATGATAAGCTGCAAACTAGCTATAAGATGATAAAATCTCCAAATTTTGGAAGCAGAGAAGAAAAAGGTGTTATTAATCACTTTCAAGTGTTTTCAAACCcttgaaaatgcatgaaaatgcTACAAAACCATGAGTCATGAAGAAATAAGGGAAGAGATATGTGATGTTCACCTGATGATGCATTTTGTTGGAGTGGCTGAATGTGCTTATAAAAAGTGTCAACGATGTTACTTTATGAACATAAGTTATAGCAATAGTAACGTAGAAGGAAATTCTTCAAACGTTCTCCTCTTTTGCCTTAATAAAGTGAAACCTTTAGAGAAAAGGTTACGGGTTTGCCTTTCCTTGTACAGAAACTTTCCCACTAATTTTCAGCTTCTCATAGAAGAATACACAATTTTCTTTACCTTTATAAGGAAGATTCCCTTCATGATGCACTAATGACAAGAGATGACAACCATATGACTTTATATAAGGGAATTACACTTCAAATCCTCCATGAATAAATTTATGTAGGTTAGACTCTGATCatgaataaatttcaaaatttatgttgGTTATTATGACATCATATGTAAATTttgaacaattaattttttatgtttattttttatcatatattagaTAGGcgaattttttattaatgaattgggtgaaattattgtaaattataaaataaattaaaaatcttagtataatttaatttagaatgaGTTCATATTACCAAAAAAACAAatcgcaaaaaataaaatatttattcataaaattaatttaaataaacaaatttacttttttcttattgataaaccaattacttttaaaaaggCTCGTGTTTGTTATTGAAATTAAGAGTGAATGACATATGGTACTATATTTTACCTTgaaactataaatttaaaaaagacaaCTTTTTTACCATTTGACAATGAACTTAAAAAgcataaagaaagaaacaaaaaattcaaagtcGTAATAGTCAAAGTCTAGGATTATTCCAAATGGAGAGCAAAGTGAACCTAGGATCTCAtttaccaaaatatatataagattcTAAACATTTTGATAATATATCTTCCAATTATACTATATAAAGtcaaaacaagaaaacacaCATATAGTTTTATAGAGTCCAATGATGTCAACCTATTATTCAACTCTTTATCTTGTCCCTTTTGTTTGTTCTCCAATTAACAACTTCATACAACActattttggaaacaaaaatcaaaatgcaTGCAATGTTATTATTCGAAGCCGTATTACATTATCATTTCAAAATGATAATGtcattttaaactatattttgatgaaattggataataaattatatgaatgGTCAAGATTGATTGTAGAATGTAGAAGATGGCACTATTCTAAGGTGCATAGAGTCTATGTTGCTCACCACAATTATTTTAAACGAGTCTTGTCTCCATCTTATTATGCatctttccttttatatatatatatatatatatatatatatatatatatatatatatatatatatatatatatatatatataaactctataattaatttacaaaattgagtattatttatattctcactcgtatttgtttgttttttttaattatttctagtACATATTATGTgcttatgtatatttatataagttttttttgtctatagtttcttaaaagatgggtattttacacatttttatatttatgtgatTTTCTTAGATTTATATAATGTAATTCGTTAAATCATATCCCTAAATTGCGAAACTATTTCATATTTTCTCATATGCTTCCCTTTCCTTCACCTTTCAATGCGTTTGTGAATTTGTTTAAtcgtatattttattttggtttcgGATTTGCAATAGTTTGTCATGGAGATTGTTAGGTGGAGATTatcaaggaaaagaaaaagaatgtagaacaagaaaagggaaaaaatggAGGTGAAAGTTACATGTCTAATGAAAAAATGGAGGGAGGTACAGGATGTTAGTGTCGCCTAAAAAAGGAAGAATGAAAGGATACCACTTagggtttttttaatatattttaatcaagcgtaaaatgataatattaaaatttttgggGCTACAAGaggagaaaagaaagataagaggTGTAGGAAGATGCAGCCAAGAAAATGGTATACATGGGTGTTTCTCCCTCTACCTTTCCCATTGGGTCCTGCATTTCTCTActattctaatttatttcaaaaatattctatatatttttactatttttttttattccaaaaatattgtACACCTCTCCATTATCTTTAATCATCTTtcgctttctctctctacattaatggagcatttacatggctcattaatggatcATTTaaatggctcattaatggagcatttacatgattcaaatttgatcttatgatatatttttttaaataaatttgattcaatcttattttcgctgttgaatatatttttttcttttcaaattacttaataaatgctaaaattttgttctaaatttctagaaaaatgtttatatatatgtgtgtttttttttacaaataatatctataatttttaacattatattatgttttaactcaccgacatgtttgattcaaataacttgaataaaatatttaatttattagataaataatataaaaatattattaaatacttaaaatataaaaaaaagttattttttaaagatttagaatttatttagttctttcgtcattataaagttagtatatcataataataatatatcattatttactattaatattattatgtttattattttgtatttgtatctaacttttaattttataaaatggaaatggtaattttatattttgtagtatatcacaaattcaaatatgaattatgtaccattaatgtagagagagaaaaggaaagattgTTGAGGATAATGGAAAAGTGTAaggtatttttgtaataaaaaaaataataaaaatgtatagaatatttttgaaataaattaaaataatgtgcatttggagaggtggagggaacaacaTCCGGTATACATAAATAATCACAAGcccatttaaaatattaacccAATTTCTCAATGGCTACTACTTTCTACACTCCATTTTTTCTTCTAGCACCTTTTAATTTGTAGTGTCCATTCTACccttgaatgaaataaaaaagtggACCCTAATTTTTCATTGGATGTtaagatattttgaaaattttatttaacaatttttttcacgtgtaattattttattagtttatttaaatttatgtttaaaaagatatttaaaacggaccaatcacaaactatcatgtatgtgttatcaaaatattgttaaaaaatattattaaaattaactaaaaatagtgggttaagaaaaaataaaataaaaagataaacagAGAAGTTTCATTTGGTTAGATTTTGatgaattatgaattttttacaGTGTGTTAGtggaaatatataatttggtaACAAGTGTACTATTTACACCTTTCATCTCCTTCCCAACTATCCTTCTGTTTAGGACCCTTTGGTCCATTCTTTGGACCCCAATTCATGCAATAATTTAACCATGGTGGCTCTCTAATTTCAGACCTCAAATATTCAGCACCAACTATTTGAAACCCATTTGCCATATCCATGACTGCATCACTTTTAGCAGCATCATTCCTCACCCCTAACCCTCTCATCCCTTGCATAACAAGCCCAGTTTTTGGGAACAATGCATGACCATGCAAAGAAGAATAAGCCAAAACCCTATTCCCATTTTGGAACTCCAACTCACATGCATCCACCCATTCACCCCTACTATGCTGTGACAAATATACCTTCCACAGTTCTCCATTGAAGTTGCTTACCCTTAATGTCACATGCTCCCAATCCCCCACATGTTCTCCTTTTCCCCTTAGAGGAATGTTGGTGCATGCCACCTTTGCCCTTGCACCTCCATTGAATGGGTAGAAAACCCACATCACAATGTCACTGAAACTCCCACCCAGCATTGCTTTCACATGAACATAAGCTTCTGCACTTGCCAAATCTCCTTTCTTTACCTTAACTCTCTTGGCTTCATCCAATGGAAGGTCCAACCAATATGTaacttcatcatcatcaaaagaACCACCTTGGGGAAGGTTTGAGCCATTTGCTCTTATTGCATTCTCCCTTATCACACCCTTTCTTTTCTCCATCAGCACTGCCCCATTGCTGAAAAACCAGTCCACAGAAGAAGGGAGGTACTCTTCCATAGGGTGCAAGTACATGTATGGAGAATAGGCCTTGATCATTGCCTCAACTTGAGATAAATTGGGCATGTAGGAAAAACTGGCCTTTGTGTTTTTCAAACAAACTATAGGTAAAGGTTTAGGGTTTGTCCCTCCTCCACTTTGAGCTAGGAAGGTTCCTACACTTACACCTTCAGCTCCAATGCCTCTCTTCATTGGTCTAACATCAAACACACCAAACCTCTTGCTTTCTGTTCTCCAAATCTTCATTGAATGGTATCTTGTGCATTCATCGGTGAGGTCTGATCTGACACACCTGATTCTGTCAAGAGAAGGCTTTTCTGGTGAGGTGGTGACAACATAGCCTACAGGTTTGTACTCATCTGGGGCTATCGGTAACCAAATGTAGCCTTCTTCATCTTGCTTCGATTTCAAGGACCTAGTGGTCCACACCAGGTTGTAATCAACTGGTTTGGCTAAAGCTCCATTAGAGAGTGAAGAGTAATCTTTGCCCACAAGAACCCAACCATGAAGAGGCATGTTGTTTGGTTGGCAGTAACATCCTAGCATGAAGAATCCTTCAGATAAACCTGTTGGTTCAAAAAAAGTTACCCCAAGATTGTTTGCTCCACCTTCAAAGCTACTCCAAACTTTGTTGAATGTTGTGATTTGTGACACTAGCAACCCACCACCAAGGTCAATGATGCCTGTTGCAAATCCACCACCTACAAAATCCATGACAAGGCCAGAAAAAACCATCACAGAAAATTACCATAACCAAATGAATCAGAAATTTTGGCCACCTTGTTTCTTATCTTATTATGCAGAACAGAAATGAAGATATGCATATTGAATAACGCTGCTACCTGGTGGCCAAACTGGTATTTCAGCAGGAAGTTTAAATGTGCTTCCAATaggaaaatttttctttttcttgtgaGAACCTACCATTGCTGTGTTTTCAGAAGGTAGGTTGAATGTTATGACGTCACTTTTTCATTGAACATTAACAAAAGATGAGCATTTTGCATCAAGAACGTGAAACATATagcaacaaaaatataattgtaaaatggGTTTTAGTAGCAATTAATGTAATGAAAAAATCCTTCCAATATTCCTCTTGGCGTGAACAAACTAACCAAGATATTGTGATTCATGCAAGTTAGAGGTTATACTTTTGTGTATAGG
This DNA window, taken from Vigna radiata var. radiata cultivar VC1973A chromosome 5, Vradiata_ver6, whole genome shotgun sequence, encodes the following:
- the LOC106761594 gene encoding uncharacterized protein LOC106761594, producing MVGSHKKKKNFPIGSTFKLPAEIPVWPPGGGFATGIIDLGGGLLVSQITTFNKVWSSFEGGANNLGVTFFEPTGLSEGFFMLGCYCQPNNMPLHGWVLVGKDYSSLSNGALAKPVDYNLVWTTRSLKSKQDEEGYIWLPIAPDEYKPVGYVVTTSPEKPSLDRIRCVRSDLTDECTRYHSMKIWRTESKRFGVFDVRPMKRGIGAEGVSVGTFLAQSGGGTNPKPLPIVCLKNTKASFSYMPNLSQVEAMIKAYSPYMYLHPMEEYLPSSVDWFFSNGAVLMEKRKGVIRENAIRANGSNLPQGGSFDDDEVTYWLDLPLDEAKRVKVKKGDLASAEAYVHVKAMLGGSFSDIVMWVFYPFNGGARAKVACTNIPLRGKGEHVGDWEHVTLRVSNFNGELWKVYLSQHSRGEWVDACELEFQNGNRVLAYSSLHGHALFPKTGLVMQGMRGLGVRNDAAKSDAVMDMANGFQIVGAEYLRSEIREPPWLNYCMNWGPKNGPKGPKQKDSWEGDERCK